In one Microbacterium invictum genomic region, the following are encoded:
- the crtI gene encoding phytoene desaturase family protein, giving the protein MGKRCGRGRHLRRRGARRTERPPVTAGGARVVVVGAGFGGLAAAARLAAAGHEVTVLEKRDLIGGRAYRYDIDGFRFDGGPTVLTAPFMFEELFALAGEKLSDHVELVPLDPFYRAFDASGGRFDFRASLADFREEVARRSPADVTGFDRLQRKISGIFDAFYPYTERSMMQLHVMLRMLPYLLRHGAARGMQHLVNTTVRDPFLRRALSFHPLLIGGDPARTPSLYALIAEFERRWGVHYAIGGTSALVEAIGALVQRLGGTIRCGAEVDRILLAGGRVTGVRLVDGSEIEADVVVSGADPGATYERLLAAAPQAAASRMRMRRSTPSMSLHVLYFGADRTWPDTPLAHHNLLLGGDARAVMQRVFRPKARDLESSAHLTADDLFLYVHVPTRTDSSVAPPGCEALYVLVAFPALPAHGVRSPEAAAHEAARVRRLVLDTLDRRFLPGLSDHIVAEHAIGPEHFRDVLQTPRGAAFSLQPTLFQSGWFRPHNRSRAVRGLYLVGAGTHPGAGVPAVLASGKIAAGLIGEEYPRATARRAGDADTSRVADEVPS; this is encoded by the coding sequence GTGGGGAAGAGGTGCGGCCGCGGCCGTCATCTCCGACGTCGTGGTGCGCGTCGCACCGAACGGCCGCCGGTGACCGCCGGGGGCGCACGCGTCGTCGTCGTGGGCGCGGGCTTCGGGGGCCTCGCGGCCGCCGCCCGCCTCGCCGCCGCGGGGCACGAGGTCACGGTCCTCGAGAAGCGCGACCTCATCGGCGGACGCGCCTACCGGTACGACATCGACGGGTTCCGCTTCGACGGCGGACCGACCGTGCTCACCGCCCCGTTCATGTTCGAGGAGCTGTTCGCGCTCGCCGGCGAGAAGCTGTCCGACCACGTCGAGCTCGTCCCCCTCGACCCCTTCTACCGGGCGTTCGACGCGTCGGGCGGACGTTTCGACTTCCGTGCGTCGCTCGCGGACTTCCGCGAGGAGGTGGCGCGGCGAAGCCCGGCCGACGTCACCGGGTTCGACCGGCTGCAGCGGAAGATCAGCGGAATCTTCGACGCCTTCTACCCGTACACCGAGCGCTCCATGATGCAGCTGCATGTGATGCTGCGGATGCTTCCCTACCTGCTGCGCCACGGCGCCGCGCGCGGCATGCAGCACCTGGTGAACACGACCGTCCGCGACCCGTTCCTCCGCCGGGCGCTGTCGTTCCACCCGCTCCTCATCGGCGGCGACCCCGCCCGCACCCCCTCGCTCTACGCCCTGATCGCCGAGTTCGAGCGTCGGTGGGGCGTGCACTACGCCATCGGCGGCACGAGCGCGCTCGTCGAGGCGATCGGCGCACTGGTGCAGCGCCTGGGCGGCACCATCCGCTGCGGCGCCGAGGTCGACCGCATCCTCCTCGCCGGCGGTCGCGTCACCGGCGTGCGGCTGGTCGACGGGTCGGAGATCGAGGCCGACGTCGTCGTCTCGGGTGCCGACCCGGGCGCGACGTACGAGCGCCTGCTCGCGGCGGCCCCGCAGGCGGCGGCGTCGCGGATGCGGATGCGACGGAGCACGCCGAGCATGTCGCTGCACGTGCTGTACTTCGGCGCCGACCGCACCTGGCCCGACACTCCGCTCGCTCACCACAACCTCCTCCTCGGCGGAGACGCGCGGGCGGTCATGCAACGCGTCTTCCGTCCGAAAGCCCGCGACCTCGAGAGCAGTGCGCATCTGACGGCCGACGACCTCTTCCTCTACGTGCATGTGCCGACGCGCACCGACAGTTCCGTCGCACCGCCCGGATGCGAGGCGCTGTACGTGCTCGTGGCCTTCCCGGCCCTCCCCGCGCACGGGGTCCGATCGCCCGAGGCCGCCGCCCACGAGGCCGCCCGGGTGCGCCGTCTCGTGCTCGACACGCTCGACAGGCGCTTCCTCCCCGGCCTGTCCGACCACATCGTCGCCGAGCATGCGATCGGGCCCGAGCACTTCCGCGACGTCTTGCAGACGCCGCGCGGCGCCGCCTTCTCGCTCCAGCCCACCTTGTTCCAGTCGGGCTGGTTCCGCCCGCACAACCGCTCGCGGGCCGTCCGCGGCCTCTACCTGGTCGGCGCCGGCACCCACCCGGGGGCGGGGGTTCCCGCCGTCCTCGCCTCGGGCAAGATCGCGGCCGGCCTCATCGGCGAGGAGTACCCGCGCGCCACCGCGCGACGCGCCGGCGACGCCGACACCTCCCGCGTCGCGGACGAGGTGCCCTCGTGA
- a CDS encoding YdeI/OmpD-associated family protein yields the protein MGALDDGEKVTAADAVAWRSWLAENHRISKGAWLVRPRPGSGLELVGYEDAIVQALCFGWVDGPVRVFDEQTSGLWFAPRRPTSGWAATNKARVARLEAEGLLEQAGIRAIEVAKANGSWSVLDNAEALREPDDLAAALDAAPEARAAWDGFPPSSRKFGITQVDTARRPETRAARIAKIVADATEGKRP from the coding sequence ATGGGCGCCCTCGACGACGGCGAGAAGGTGACGGCGGCCGACGCCGTCGCCTGGCGATCGTGGCTCGCCGAGAACCACCGCATCTCGAAGGGTGCGTGGCTCGTCCGGCCGCGGCCCGGCTCGGGGCTCGAGCTCGTGGGCTACGAGGACGCGATCGTCCAGGCGCTGTGCTTCGGCTGGGTCGACGGCCCGGTGCGGGTGTTCGACGAGCAGACGAGCGGGCTGTGGTTCGCGCCGCGGCGGCCGACGAGCGGCTGGGCGGCGACGAACAAGGCGCGGGTGGCGCGGCTCGAGGCGGAGGGTCTCCTCGAACAGGCGGGGATCCGCGCGATCGAGGTCGCCAAGGCCAACGGCTCATGGAGCGTGCTCGACAACGCCGAGGCGCTGCGCGAGCCCGACGATCTCGCGGCCGCGCTCGACGCGGCGCCCGAGGCCCGCGCGGCGTGGGACGGCTTCCCGCCGTCATCCCGCAAATTCGGCATCACCCAGGTCGACACCGCGCGCCGACCCGAGACCCGCGCGGCGCGCATCGCGAAGATCGTCGCCGACGCGACGGAAGGGAAGCGCCCATGA
- a CDS encoding metal-dependent transcriptional regulator has product MASPAVDDYLKTIYHHTEWQDARMTPSQLAAVLGLAPSSVTEMVQKLAAQGLVTHRPYGPVTLTATGERRAAAIIRRHRLIETWLVQEFGYSWDEVHDEAEVLEHTVSDRLLARIDERLGHPRFDPHGDAIPDADGRVDREPFLLLSAAPAGHRGRVLRVSDRDPDLLRALEVVGIAVGHVVEVRPATRVSVDGGEALTLPDGAAEAVWLSA; this is encoded by the coding sequence GTGGCCTCCCCCGCCGTCGACGACTACCTGAAGACGATCTACCACCACACCGAGTGGCAGGACGCGCGGATGACGCCGTCGCAGCTCGCAGCGGTGCTGGGCCTCGCCCCCTCGAGTGTCACCGAGATGGTGCAGAAGCTCGCCGCGCAGGGGCTCGTCACGCACCGCCCCTACGGCCCGGTGACGCTCACCGCGACCGGCGAGCGCCGCGCCGCCGCCATCATCCGCCGTCACCGGCTCATCGAGACGTGGCTCGTCCAGGAGTTCGGCTACAGCTGGGATGAGGTCCACGACGAGGCCGAGGTGCTCGAACACACCGTCAGCGACCGGCTTCTCGCGCGCATCGACGAACGTCTGGGCCACCCCCGATTCGACCCGCACGGCGATGCCATCCCCGACGCCGACGGACGCGTCGACCGCGAGCCGTTCCTGCTCCTCTCCGCGGCTCCGGCCGGGCATCGCGGTCGTGTGCTGCGGGTGAGCGACCGCGACCCCGATCTGCTGCGCGCCCTCGAGGTCGTCGGCATCGCCGTCGGGCACGTGGTCGAGGTGCGGCCCGCGACCCGCGTGTCGGTCGACGGCGGCGAGGCGCTCACGCTGCCCGACGGGGCGGCGGAGGCGGTGTGGCTGAGCGCCTGA
- the pyrE gene encoding orotate phosphoribosyltransferase gives MTVASTPELEADRQALIALIQDEAVFHGDFTLSSGKKATYYVDMRRLTLDHRAAPAIGRIMLDLIRDVDGVVAVGGLTLGADPIANAVLHESVRAGRPLDAFVVRKEPKDHGRGRQIEGADVAGRRVVVVEDTSTTGQSALKAVEALRREGAEPVAVAVIVDRKTGAQDAVEAAGLQWLAAIDLDDLGLAPQ, from the coding sequence GTGACCGTCGCCTCCACGCCCGAGCTCGAAGCCGATCGCCAGGCCCTCATCGCCCTGATCCAGGACGAGGCGGTGTTCCACGGCGACTTCACCCTGTCCAGCGGCAAGAAGGCGACGTACTACGTCGACATGCGCCGGCTCACGCTCGACCACCGGGCGGCGCCCGCGATCGGGCGGATCATGCTCGACCTCATCCGCGATGTCGACGGCGTCGTCGCGGTCGGGGGGCTCACGCTCGGTGCCGACCCGATCGCCAACGCCGTGCTGCACGAGTCGGTGCGGGCGGGGCGCCCCCTCGACGCATTCGTCGTCCGCAAGGAGCCGAAGGACCACGGCCGGGGCCGGCAGATCGAGGGCGCGGATGTCGCGGGCAGGCGCGTCGTCGTCGTCGAAGACACCTCCACCACGGGCCAGTCGGCGCTGAAGGCCGTCGAGGCCCTGCGGCGCGAGGGCGCGGAGCCGGTCGCGGTCGCGGTGATCGTCGACCGCAAGACCGGGGCGCAGGATGCCGTCGAGGCGGCCGGACTGCAGTGGCTCGCCGCGATCGACCTCGACGACCTGGGGCTCGCGCCGCAGTAG
- a CDS encoding SDR family NAD(P)-dependent oxidoreductase, giving the protein MTAPEWDPEALPDLTGRTYLVTGATRGLGYFASEQLVRAGARVVMTGRNPNRLVTARAAVERRVPEAATVGPTETLLLDTSNLGSVRAAAATARARWNIDGLLLNAGVVHPPRTRETTYGGNEVVFATNVLGHFALAGALLTSLAAVEGRMVWVGSVSTTISPYDPVDPQLVEGYTPWRAYVQSKVACTALGLDADRRLRAAGVPVSSVVAHPGYSISGRTPGIHGVNEPSRWARFADNLQGPVTQSKEQGAWPLVRALVDPVVDGGEFWGPRFTLRGRPAKRRPSKITRDPEVAERLWNFCEETSGIRWP; this is encoded by the coding sequence GTGACCGCGCCCGAGTGGGACCCCGAAGCGCTGCCTGATCTCACCGGGCGCACCTACCTCGTCACGGGTGCCACACGAGGCCTGGGATATTTCGCCTCGGAGCAGCTCGTGCGCGCCGGCGCGCGAGTGGTCATGACCGGCCGGAACCCGAACCGCCTCGTCACGGCGCGCGCCGCCGTCGAACGGCGGGTTCCCGAGGCGGCCACCGTCGGACCCACCGAGACCCTGCTGCTCGATACCAGCAACCTCGGCTCCGTGCGCGCAGCTGCGGCGACCGCCCGCGCCCGCTGGAACATCGATGGCCTGCTGCTGAACGCCGGCGTCGTACATCCGCCCCGCACCCGCGAGACGACCTACGGGGGCAATGAGGTGGTCTTCGCCACCAACGTGCTCGGGCACTTCGCGCTCGCGGGCGCCCTGCTCACCTCGCTCGCGGCGGTGGAGGGACGGATGGTGTGGGTCGGCAGCGTCTCGACGACGATCTCGCCCTACGACCCCGTCGACCCCCAGCTGGTGGAGGGCTACACGCCGTGGCGTGCCTACGTGCAGTCGAAGGTGGCGTGCACGGCGCTCGGTCTCGACGCCGACCGTCGCCTGCGCGCGGCCGGGGTGCCGGTGTCGAGCGTGGTCGCCCACCCCGGCTACAGCATCAGCGGGAGGACACCCGGTATCCACGGGGTGAACGAGCCGTCGCGCTGGGCGCGGTTCGCCGACAACCTGCAGGGTCCCGTGACGCAGTCGAAGGAGCAGGGCGCGTGGCCGCTCGTGCGTGCACTGGTCGACCCGGTGGTCGACGGCGGGGAGTTCTGGGGGCCGCGGTTCACCCTTCGGGGCCGACCGGCGAAGCGGCGTCCCTCGAAGATCACCCGCGACCCCGAGGTCGCCGAGCGTCTGTGGAACTTCTGCGAGGAGACCTCGGGCATTCGCTGGCCCTGA
- a CDS encoding exodeoxyribonuclease III, which translates to MRLATWNVNSIRARVDRIVDFAVRESVDVLAMQEIKCKAEQFPFERFEEAGYEVQAHGFSQWNGVAIASRAPIEGLRTAFPGMPGFAKGHEGPDAPQEARALGARIDGVEVWSLYVPNGRALGDPHYDYKLHWLAALEQYTRDALAAEPRLPLALVGDFNIAPTDADNGDPAVVPGFSTHVSPPEREAFSALQSAGLTDVVRPLVPSGYTYWDYKRLKFPRNEGMRIDFILGSAGLAEKVTGAQIHRNERKGELPSDHVPVVVDLDLKPPVEEDDDRPMIFG; encoded by the coding sequence ATGCGCCTGGCCACCTGGAACGTCAACTCGATCCGCGCCCGCGTCGACCGCATCGTCGACTTCGCCGTCCGCGAGAGCGTCGATGTGCTGGCGATGCAGGAGATCAAGTGCAAGGCCGAGCAGTTCCCCTTCGAGCGCTTCGAAGAGGCCGGCTACGAGGTCCAGGCGCACGGGTTCTCGCAGTGGAACGGCGTCGCGATCGCCAGCAGGGCGCCGATCGAGGGCCTGCGCACCGCGTTCCCGGGGATGCCCGGATTCGCCAAGGGGCACGAGGGACCGGATGCTCCGCAGGAGGCGCGAGCGCTCGGTGCGCGCATCGACGGGGTCGAGGTGTGGAGTCTGTACGTGCCGAACGGCCGCGCGCTCGGCGACCCGCACTACGACTACAAGTTGCACTGGCTGGCCGCGCTCGAGCAGTACACCCGCGACGCCCTCGCCGCCGAGCCCCGTCTGCCGCTCGCGCTCGTCGGCGACTTCAACATCGCCCCCACCGACGCCGACAACGGCGATCCCGCGGTGGTGCCCGGATTCTCGACCCACGTCTCGCCGCCCGAGCGCGAGGCGTTCTCGGCGCTGCAGTCGGCGGGACTCACCGATGTCGTGCGCCCGCTCGTGCCCTCCGGCTACACCTACTGGGACTACAAGCGGCTCAAGTTCCCGCGGAACGAGGGGATGCGCATCGACTTCATCCTGGGCTCGGCGGGCCTGGCAGAGAAGGTCACCGGGGCCCAGATCCACCGGAACGAGCGCAAGGGCGAGCTCCCGAGCGATCACGTGCCGGTCGTCGTCGACCTCGACCTGAAGCCGCCGGTCGAGGAGGACGACGATCGCCCCATGATCTTCGGCTGA
- a CDS encoding HAD-IIA family hydrolase has product MRTRADIECWLTDMDGVLVHENRPIPGAAELLAQWRDQATPFLVLTNNPIFTPRDLSARLARSGLDVPEERIWTSALATADFLRSQLPGGTAFVIGESGLTTALHEAGYVMTETQPDYVVVGETRQYNFEAITKAIRFINDGARFIITNPDATGPTPHGVVPATGSFAALITRATGKEPYVVGKPNPMMFRSALNRIGAHSETTGMIGDRMDTDVVAGIEAGLHTVLVLTGISDQTEIERYPFRPDEVVDSVADLLAPEPLESEMPEGV; this is encoded by the coding sequence ATGCGGACCCGCGCCGATATCGAATGCTGGCTCACCGACATGGACGGGGTCCTCGTCCATGAGAACCGTCCGATCCCGGGTGCCGCCGAGCTGCTCGCGCAGTGGCGCGACCAGGCGACGCCCTTCCTCGTCCTGACGAACAACCCCATCTTCACCCCCCGCGACCTCAGTGCTCGCCTGGCACGGTCGGGCCTGGACGTCCCCGAGGAACGGATCTGGACCTCGGCTCTCGCGACCGCCGACTTCCTCCGCTCGCAGCTTCCCGGCGGTACCGCGTTCGTCATCGGCGAGTCGGGCCTCACGACGGCGCTCCACGAGGCGGGATACGTCATGACCGAGACGCAGCCCGACTACGTCGTGGTCGGCGAGACGCGGCAGTACAACTTCGAGGCGATCACCAAGGCCATCCGCTTCATCAACGACGGTGCACGCTTCATCATCACCAATCCGGATGCCACGGGCCCGACTCCCCACGGCGTGGTCCCCGCCACCGGGTCGTTCGCCGCCCTCATCACCCGCGCGACGGGCAAGGAGCCCTACGTCGTCGGCAAGCCGAACCCGATGATGTTCCGGTCGGCGCTGAACCGCATCGGGGCGCACTCCGAGACCACCGGCATGATCGGCGACCGGATGGACACCGACGTCGTGGCCGGCATCGAAGCGGGCCTGCACACGGTGCTCGTGCTCACCGGCATCAGCGACCAGACCGAGATCGAGCGGTACCCGTTCCGGCCCGACGAGGTCGTCGACTCCGTCGCCGACCTGCTCGCGCCCGAGCCGCTGGAATCGGAGATGCCCGAGGGGGTCTGA